From Bacillota bacterium, the proteins below share one genomic window:
- a CDS encoding LacI family transcriptional regulator yields the protein MGPTIRDVARVAGVSKSTVSRVLNADPNVAEETRSAVFAAIKEIGYSRNALARGLNTRKTGTIGLIISDITNPFHAEVARGVEDLASDFDSNVILCNTDGRPKKEAAYIDLLVEKRVDGIIFTSVKAGESDMTVLRSKQIPFVFAGRTLPDVEADSVVVDNVLGGFQAATHLVRLGHQRIAYLAGPSHVSASMDRYEGYCQALRRAGIEPDPELVVEGDFKQEGGYRAMSALLDRALGVTAVFAANDYMAMGALEAIYERGLRVPEDIAVVGFDDIPFARLHLVQLTTVAQPKYDIGAIAARMLFERIDGKVGDEPARRVVLPPRLVVRRTCGEYQGRRDAAEPDRP from the coding sequence CTGAATGCTGACCCAAACGTTGCTGAAGAGACCAGATCCGCGGTGTTTGCCGCGATAAAGGAGATAGGTTACTCCCGGAACGCGCTCGCCCGGGGGTTGAACACTCGGAAGACCGGGACCATCGGCCTCATCATATCGGACATAACCAACCCGTTCCACGCGGAGGTGGCGCGCGGCGTCGAAGACCTGGCTTCGGACTTCGACAGCAACGTGATCCTTTGCAACACCGACGGCAGACCGAAGAAGGAGGCCGCGTACATAGACCTTCTTGTCGAGAAGAGGGTGGACGGCATCATTTTCACGTCGGTCAAGGCGGGGGAGAGCGATATGACGGTTCTACGCTCAAAGCAGATCCCCTTCGTCTTTGCCGGCCGTACTCTGCCTGATGTGGAGGCCGACAGCGTGGTTGTGGACAACGTTCTCGGCGGGTTCCAGGCTGCGACCCACCTCGTGCGGCTCGGCCATCAGAGAATCGCTTACTTGGCCGGTCCCTCCCACGTCTCCGCAAGCATGGACCGGTACGAAGGATACTGCCAGGCGCTCCGTCGGGCGGGCATCGAACCCGATCCCGAGCTCGTTGTAGAGGGCGATTTCAAGCAGGAGGGCGGGTACCGTGCCATGAGCGCGCTCCTGGACCGGGCTCTGGGCGTCACCGCGGTGTTTGCCGCGAACGACTATATGGCCATGGGAGCGCTCGAGGCGATATACGAGCGCGGCCTCAGGGTGCCAGAGGATATCGCTGTTGTCGGGTTCGACGACATCCCGTTCGCCCGCCTCCACCTGGTGCAGCTCACGACCGTCGCCCAACCCAAGTACGATATCGGCGCCATAGCCGCGCGCATGTTGTTCGAGCGGATCGACGGCAAAGTTGGGGATGAGCCGGCACGCCGCGTGGTCCTTCCCCCGCGTCTGGTGGTCCGTCGGACTTGCGGGGAGTATCAAGGCCGGCGCGATGCGGCGGAGCCGGATAGGCCGTAG
- a CDS encoding alcohol dehydrogenase catalytic domain-containing protein — MKAVVLSCDWQPRPGFKLGAKDIDGKLTYLGSKVWRNPRLQVVEKEVPKPGLTEVLIKVKACGICGSDVHMAQADEEGYIFYPGLTAFPCTLGHEFSGVVVEAGKNAINKRTRKPFEPGEAVCSEEMLWCGSCRPCADGYPNQCEALQELGFSCDGAFAEYITVDARYVWSIEELKERYSGDDVFVAGALVEPTSVAYTAVIDVTGGIRPGDNVVICGGGPIGLAAVAIMKRAGAARVILSEPSKRRAELGKKMGADYVINPVEQDFTEAVLELTRGMGANLYLEATGLPAAVWPGIEQAIWEGKTIEATVSIVARADAKIPVTGEVFQVRRARIVGSQGHSGHGTFPRVISSIASGMDVLPLVTKRITMDEVPENIIRLQTDRSECKITALI, encoded by the coding sequence ATGAAAGCGGTCGTTCTATCTTGTGACTGGCAGCCCAGGCCTGGTTTCAAGCTCGGTGCCAAGGACATCGATGGCAAGCTCACGTACCTAGGGAGCAAGGTGTGGCGGAATCCCAGACTCCAGGTGGTGGAGAAAGAAGTTCCCAAGCCCGGTCTCACCGAGGTGTTGATCAAGGTCAAGGCCTGCGGGATCTGCGGAAGCGACGTCCACATGGCGCAGGCGGACGAAGAGGGCTACATCTTCTATCCGGGTCTCACCGCGTTCCCGTGCACGCTGGGCCACGAGTTCTCCGGCGTGGTCGTCGAGGCCGGCAAGAACGCCATAAACAAGCGGACGCGTAAACCCTTCGAACCCGGGGAGGCCGTGTGCTCCGAGGAGATGCTGTGGTGCGGTTCGTGCCGCCCGTGCGCTGACGGGTACCCGAACCAGTGCGAGGCCCTTCAGGAACTTGGGTTCAGCTGCGACGGGGCGTTCGCGGAATACATCACGGTGGACGCTAGGTACGTCTGGAGCATCGAGGAGCTCAAAGAGAGGTACTCCGGTGACGACGTGTTCGTGGCGGGAGCCCTGGTTGAGCCCACATCCGTGGCGTACACGGCCGTCATCGACGTCACAGGCGGAATCCGCCCCGGCGACAACGTCGTGATATGCGGCGGAGGGCCCATCGGGCTTGCGGCTGTGGCCATCATGAAGCGCGCGGGCGCGGCGAGGGTCATACTCTCGGAGCCGTCGAAGCGCCGCGCCGAGCTCGGCAAGAAGATGGGGGCCGACTACGTCATCAACCCTGTCGAGCAGGACTTCACCGAGGCGGTGCTGGAGCTCACCCGCGGCATGGGCGCGAACCTGTACCTCGAGGCCACCGGCCTTCCGGCCGCTGTATGGCCAGGCATCGAGCAGGCGATATGGGAAGGCAAGACCATTGAGGCCACGGTCTCCATCGTCGCCCGCGCGGATGCGAAGATCCCGGTCACCGGAGAGGTCTTCCAGGTGAGGCGAGCGCGCATAGTCGGCTCCCAGGGCCATTCGGGTCACGGGACGTTCCCGAGGGTGATAAGCTCGATCGCGTCGGGCATGGACGTCCTGCCGCTCGTCACAAAGAGGATCACCATGGACGAGGTGCCCGAGAACATCATAAGGCTGCAGACGGACAGGAGCGAGTGCAAGATCACCGCTCTCATCTAA